DNA from Stenotrophomonas acidaminiphila:
TCGTCGACAACAGCGCCAGCGTGCGTTCGGACGTCTACGCGCTTGGCGCGGTGCTGTACTTCCTGCTGTGCGGGCGCCCGCCACTGGCGCTGCAGGGGCTGGCGCTGGGCGCGATGGTCGCCCGGGTGCGCGACGAACCGCCCGGGCCCGCCACGGCGCGCGCGCCCGGGGAAGTGGTGCGCGGCGCATCGCAGCCGCTGCTGTCCGACCTGGACGCCATCGTGGACAAGGCGCTGTCCAAGTCCCCGTCCGCGCGCTACGGCACGGTGGACGCACTGCTGGCCGACATCGCCGCGGCGTGCGAACGGCGCCCGGTCGCCGCGCGCGCGCCATCCGCGTTCGATCGCATGCGCCGCTACCTGCAGCGCCATCGCATCGGTGTCAGCGTGGCGGCGGCGCTGCTGCTCAGCCTGCTGGGCGGGATGGCCGGAACGCTGTGGCAGGCGCATGAGGCGCGACAGCAGCAGCAACGGGCCGAAGCGGAGGCGGCGCGCGCCACCGCGCAGGCGCTTACCGCCAATGCGGTGCGCGACTTCCTGATCAGCGTGTTCGAGTCGGCCAACCCCGAAGTCACGCTGGGCCGCACGCCGACCGCGCTGGACCTGGTCGACGCCGGCGTGCGCCAGGCCGGAAGCGGGCTTGCCGGGCAGCCGGCGATGCAGGCGCGGCTGTTCGAAGCACTGGGACGGACCTACATCGGCCTGGGCGAGTACGACAAGGCGAGAGCACTGCTGGAGAAGGCGCATGCCGGAGCGGCGGGACAACTGGGCACCCGCTCGGAGCCCGCCGTCGCGCTGGCGAGCGCGCTGGCCGTGGCGGCGGGCCATGGCGACGGTCCGTATGACGGCGTGATCGCCCTGCTGGAGGACATCGTCGCCGTCGACCCGGGCGCATCGCCGGGGGCGATGCGGCAGTCCGCCATCGCCACCTACCAGTTGGCGGCGCTGCAGAAGCGGGTGGGGCGCCTGGACGCGTCCGAGGCCCATTTCCGCCGCGCGGTGGAGGTCCTGCGCGGGCTGGGCGCACCCGCCCAGGCCGATCTCGCCGAGGCGCTGCACCAGTACGCGGGCCTGGACGAAGCACGCGGCAGGCGCAACGAGGCGATCGCGCGCCTGCGCGAGGCGATCGCGCTGCGCGAGCGCGCCGGGACCGGGTCGGTGGCCGAGATCGATCTGCTGCGCGAGGAACTGGCCAACCTGCTGGGCAGCGCCGGCCACAACGACGAGGCGGTGGCGCTGCTGCGCGGGGTGGTGGCCTCCAGCCATGGCATCTACGGCCAGACGCACCCGCGTACGTTGCTGAGCTCCAGCTGGCTGGCGCGCGCCCTGGTGCGCGAATCGGCCTACGCCGAGGCGGATGCGATCCTCGTGCGGGTCCTGGCGCTTTCGCGCGCGCAGTTCGGCGAGGATGCCGAGACCACGGCGGGCGCGCGGATCGCCCTGGCCGCGTCGAAATTCGCGCAGGGCGACATCGATGCGGCCATCGCCCACGGCGAACAGGTGCGCCGCTATGCCGCCGCGCACGATGGCGAGGACGGCTACCGCACCATCGTGACGACGCAGAACCTGGCGCGCCTGCGCCTGGCCAATGGGGAGTACGCCGCCGCCGGGCGGATCGCGGCCGACGTGCTGGCCGCCCTCGGGCGGATCGGCTCCGGGCAGACCGCCGACGCGCTGGAGCTGATGGGCAACGCGCACCTGTACCAAGGCGACGCGGCGCGCGCGCGTGCGCGGCACCGCCAGGCGCTGCATGTACTGCAGGACAACGGCGACGGCGCCGGCATCGATGCGCAGCTGCTTCGGATCGGGCTGGCCGAGGACGAACGCGACCTCGGCGATCTGGCTGCCGCGCGCGGCCACGCGCATGCGGCACTGGAAGGACTGGGGCGGCTGGACCCGGCAGCCACGGCCGACAGCGTGATCTTCGCGCGCTATCTGTTGGCGCAGTTCGACACCGCCGATGGCCGCTGCGATGTAGCCGGCGCCACGGCCATCCGCGCGCAGATCGCCGCGGCCGGCCGGCAGCCGCGGCTGCCGCCGCACGCGCGTTGGCGCGATGCGCACAGCAAGCTGGTGCTCGGCCTGTGCCTGCGCCAGCAGGGCAAGGCCACGGCCGACAGCGAGGCGCTGCTGGCCGGCAGCGCCCGGTGGCTGCGCCACTCGGCCATCGCCTCGCCGCACGCCCGGCGGCAGGCTGTGGCTGTCCTGCGCGCGCCAGCGCAGGGCGGCGCGTAGCAACACCACACGGCGCACCCGCGCGAGGCGGGCATCAGGCCTGCGCTGGACGCCCCGGGATCGTGCCGGACGCGTAGGCGGCCCACAGCCCGGCCAGGAACGGGGTGTCTATCCCGAGCAGCGCGGCCTTGCCCAGCAGTTCGAAATCGTCGCTGACGCAACCGGCTACCTCGTGCTGGCAGGTGGCGCGGGAGGTCGCCAGGAAGGCCACTCTGCGCAGCACCCTTACCGCGCGCCTTCCCTCCGGTGCCATGCTGCGCGCCGACCAGGCGTGTTCGATCGTATGCCAGCTGGTGACCCACGCATCGTCGAAGGACGCCGACTCGCGGCTGTCCAGGATCGCGTCCAGATCGAGTCCCGCCAAACGGTCCGCGGCAAGCAGTTCCTGATCAAGGATCGAGCGCGTGCATGCCGCGATCCACCGCATCGCGGCGGGTTGCCGCGACCCGGGCCCTGGGTGCGGCGGCCAGTGACGCCCGTCCTCAGCCACGCGCGGGTGCAGGACCGATCAGGACGTACTGCCGGCGTGATTCGAACCCCGCGCCGGGCCAATCGCGTACGTGGGCGCGCAATGCCTCCACGCCCGCCGGCCAGTCCTCGCCGTTGACCCGGCGGTCGGCCATGGGGCCGCCGTCCACGTCGCGGGCGGCATGGAGCCGCACGCCGAACGTGCCGGTGCCATGTAGCTGCGGCGCGAATGTGTTCATGGCCGCGGTGAACAGGCAGCCGTCGCATGCCGGATGCGCCTGCGGACCATTCCCGCAGGTTCCGCTGGCCATGACGCGGGTGACGGCGCCGAGCCGCACGCGGCGTACGGCCACGCCGGGGTTCTGCGCCGTGCCGGGAAAGGTGATGTCCATCCAGGGGCAATGGCCCGGGCCGGGACCGGCCAGGTCGACGAACACGTTCCAGTCGGTGCGCGCCCATTGCGCGAAGCCGTCGCGCAGCGCATCGCCGGCCGAATCCTCGCTGCGGGCATGCTGATACTCGAAGCAGGGCCGGGACAGCAAGGCCGGATGGGCGATGTCCACCGTGGTGGTGAGCAGGGCATCCTCGCCATGCACGTGCTCCACGAACCCGGGCCGCAGCCACAGTGCGTTGTCCGCCACGAGCCAGTCGCCCTGGCGCCGGGCGACGCAACCGGTGGCGGCGAGCGCATCGTGCAGCAGCTCGACCAGATCGATGTCCTCCGACCACCGCTCGATCCCGGCCCGGCTTGCTGAGGGCGTTCGAAGTCGAAGCGTACCCGGGAGGCCAGGCCCGGATTGGCCGGATGGCCGCGGGGCATGGCGCCAGCCGTGTCGGCGGCGCAGGGCGGGACAGGCCGCGTCATGGCGTCGTTGGAGCGGTTGGAGGGACGTTGCCGGGATCGCCGCGTATCCAACGGAAGCAGCCGTCCATGTCGAACGAGGGCCGCATCGGGATCATCGCCTCCAGGTCGACGCCGAAGTATCGGTCCAGGCGATCGATATCGTCGATGACCCGGTCGCGGAAGTGCTGCCGGATCTGCTCGCGGGTATGGTTCGACCAGTCGTGGTTGCGGCCCGCTGACGGAAAGGCGAAGGCGTGGGCGATCTCCCGCTGCGGTGCGGTCAGCCGTGCGTGGCCCATCAGCATGGCCGTGTGCGCGATGGCCCGCCTGCCCGCGACCAGCGCCGTGCCATTGACGCAGCAGAGCTCGCCGACATCGAGCGTTCCCGCGCAGCCGACGGCGACGGGCAACCGGGCGAACCGTTCGCAGTAGAGGTTCCTTGCGCTCACGTCGCCCTCGACGCATCCATGGAAATAGAGCTCGTCGGCCACGATGTTCCCCAGTATCACCGGGTAGGCCCACATCGACCGGTCCCAGCCGACGCGCGGGAAGAAGTCGAGATCGAGCAGCAGCTTCCTTGCCTTCCTGTCGCCCCGGTAGACGAAGAATTTCCTGTCGCGCAGCGTCCTGCTGCGGCCTGCGGCGAGCCTGAGCGGTGATCCCTCGCTCAGTTCATCCTCGAACTCGGCGAACCGGAGCAGGCGCGGTGCCGGCGCGCTCATGGTTCACCCCGGCACAGGGCAAGGGAAAGCCGACCGGCGTCCTGGCGGCAGATCCAGAAGCGGGATTGACGGTGCTGCAGCAGCCGATAGGCGGACCTGCCACGCGGCATGGCCACCTCCTCCAGCGTCCCGTCGGAAATCGAGAACAGCCGCTGGCGGCCCCTCCACTCGTCGCCGGCGAACATCGGGCTCAGCAGCAGGTACCCGGCGCACGCCATGAAGGCCGCGCGGACGCCGCGTTTTCTGCCGTCGCCCGTGTCGCCGCCGCGCATCAGGACGCGCTCGACCCGGCCGGCGCGGTCGATCCGCGCCAGCGCCCAGTAGTCCATGCCCCACTTCTCGGCGGCCACGCTCTGGCTGCCGGGGACGAAGGCGTACAGGCCGCCATCGGCCGCCGACGCCAGGTGCCCCACCCGTGGAGACAGGCCCTGCGCCGAGGCCGGGCAATCGGCGCTGGGCTGGAGGGAGGCCAGGCCGCGCCACTGCGCGCTTCGTTCGTCCACGCGCCATCGCAGTTCGGCGAAATGCCGCGCCTGTCCCAGGTAGGCCGGCGCCCGTTCCACGCAGACGAACGCAGGGGACCCGGCAGTGGCGGCAACCGAGGCCGCGTGCTTGCGCGCATGCGGCGGGTAGACCTGATGCGGGTCGGCGATGCGCACGTGCAGGGCTTCGGCTTCCGGGTCGGCATGCAGGTGCAGGTCGTCGCGGCCGTCCAGCAGCGCCCAGGCCATGCCGCGGGTGAGCAGCACCGGCCTGTCTTCGCGGTCGTCGGGACGCACATGCGGCAATGGGCGCAGGTGTATCCGTGGCGAATCGGGATGCAGCTGCAGCAGGTTGTAGCCGCAGGTACGGCTTTCGACCAGGGCGATCAGCGTGCCATCGTCCAGCACCGCGGTATGCAGCACGGCGAAAGGAGCGGCGATGGCGGGCCACTCCCTGGCGAGGTGGAGCTTCATGCGCGGCGGGGACGGGCAGGGCGGCGGCATCGGCCGCAGGCGGGAGGAGCCGGAACCGGCGCCATGGGCATCACCGCCGGCGTCACAGGGTGCGCAGCCGCTTGAAGCCCAGCCAGGCGATGCGGCCGAACAGCAGCGCGCCCGCCAGGCCGATGGGGTAGGTGAAAAGTCCGCTGCGGAACAAGGCGAAACTACTGCGGGGGTTCGGGCCGCTGAACAGGATGTACAGCGAGCCGGCGCACAGCAGTACGAGGAACAGGCTCGAAAGGAGGACGACAGGCTTCGACTGGCTGCCCTGCGAGGTATCGGTCATGGTGACTCCAGTGGGTTCGGGATGGGGTGGGGCGCGCAGCGCGGTATGCTGCCGCGGGCGCGGGCAGGGGTGTCCAGTGGCGGATGCAGCTCGGCTGTCGGCAGCTTGCGTTCGCCGCCGGCGGTCGCGGTGGGGGCCTGCGCCGACGCAGGAGCCGCCGGGCGTTCCGGACCGCTGGCGACAGGTGTCGTGCCGGACCGGGGCGCGTCATGGCGTTGCCGGCCGGACGGCCGCGGAGAGCGAACGCCAGGCACGGCGCAGCACGTACGCGTAGACCAGGTGTATGGCGCCACGGCAGCACAGGATCAGGACCACGCCGACGGCGAACGCCGCTGCTTCGTCCGGATCCATGGCCGCCATGCGCAGCTGCATCGCATGGAGCACCAGCGCCATGCTGGCGCCGACGAACGCCAGCGCCACGCAGGCCAGCCAGCAGCCGGCGCGACGGCGCCGCAGCAGCAGGACGTCGCCGAGGATGCCGAAGGTCGCGGTACCGTACTGGATCAGGGTTTCGGCGATTGCGTGGGTGCGGTCGTAGTCGCCGATCTCGCCCCGCAGCAGGTTGGCGGTGCCGATGAGGGCGGCCAGGCCGACGACGACGCACAGCGCCAGGTCGATGCCCAGCCACCACCTGACGAAGCCGGGGTACGGCGCGACAGCAGGCAGGGAGCTGGCTGCGTGGTCCGGAGGCATGGGGAAGGATGCTGTCATGGTGAGCGCCCGGACGGTCAGAACGGACGCGACGGCAGCCAGCCCCTGTCGCCGTCGACCATGAAGGCGTAGTAGTCGCGCGGCGCCATGTAGCAGAAGACCGCGCTGCCGAGGAAGTTGACCATGCTGGCGATGGCCTCGCCGCCGATCATGTACAGCACGATGCTGAGCACGAGGATCGACGGGATGAGGATGGCCAGCAGCACCAGCCCTTTCTTCCACATGCCCTTGGCCAGGTAGTAGAAGAAGCCGAACACGAAGGCCAGCACCATGCTGGCCGCCGGCGGCTGGATGTCCTTCATCGCGGCCCGGCGTTTTTCCACGCTCCGCGGCAGCGCCTTGAAGGCGGGAAGCTGCAGCCCTCCCCACCTCTGGATGCCTGCGAAATAGCGCTTCCAGCGCTCGGATACTTGCAGTGTGTCGATGTCGACGGCGCTGGTGCTGGCGACGGCGACGGCGATGGGGGCGGCGGGGGCGGCATAGGGATCGTGGTTCACGCTGGACTCCGGTTCGGGGGAAAGGGGCGGATGCATCGCCCATACGGGAGCAATCACGGAACCGGCGCCGTTTGCGTCATTTATTTCGCGCTGGCCGCCGGGGGGCTTCGCCGGGTTGGCTGGGGCCTGCGCGGGTCGGGAACGGGCGCACGGCCGCGCGGCGAACGGCGTCGGCTTTCCGTGTTCGGGCGGGTGTGGCTGCCGCCCGCGCTGCCTATACTTGGCCCGGCCCGCCCACACCGCAGTGGCGCGGCGCAACCACCAGGGAGGAACGACATGCGCGCAGGCAGGATCAGGATCGTGACAGGGACAGCGCTGCTGCTGGCGGCCATGGCGGGGAGCGCGCTGGCGCAGCAGCCACCGCTGGAGGAGGAGCAGGTCAATCCTTCCGAGGTCGTGTTCGAGAACGGCCGCCCGTACGTGTACGCCGACGGCGCGATGCAGGCGCTGCGCACGCGCCGGCAGGACGGGGAGACCATTTACTACCGCATGGTCCGCTACGACCCGCAGGAAGGCTATGTGACCGGTGGCGACGGCGCGGCCGTGGCGAGCGCCGCCGCGCAGCCGTTCGCGGCGCCGCAGACGCCGATGCGCTACCACGGCGCCGGCCATCTGTACCGCCCGGATTTCTACAACAGCCCGTACAACCGCGATGCGCGCCAGCGCTACTCCGGCCCCGGTTACTTCGGCAGCTGCAGCCGCTACGACGGCTGCAAGGAAGTGCAGGTGGTGCCGCTGTGGCCCTACGGCCGTGGCAACTGACGCCAATTGGCGCAGGCAACAACGGCGGCCATCGGCCGCCGTTTCCGTTTCCGTCCCGCGACGCGTGCGCGGCTCAGGCGCTGAGCGCCTCCAGCACACGCAGCTCCGGTAGCTCCAGTCCGCGCTGGCAGTACGCCGGCTCGCGGTCGACCAGGTGCTTGGCGTTGGGGCACTGCAGCAACATGTAGTTGGCGTCCAGGTTGAGCTTCTCCACCAGGAAATCGACGAAGGCGCGCACCTTGGGCGAAACCATGCCGCCGCCGGCGAACACCGCGCTGAAGTCGTAGTCCGGGCCGGTCCAGCCGGCCAGCACGCGGCGCAGCATGCCCGATTCGATGAAGGGCTTGGCCATCACGTCGCTGCTGAGCATCAGCCCTTCGCCGGCCACCAGCATCGAGTTCAGCGCCGAGGCGTCGTTGGCGACCATCAGCGGATTGACCGCGAACTCCTGCATCTGCCCGCCGTCCTCGGCCAGCGACCAGACGAAGCGGTTGTTCTGGCTCTGGTGCTGTTTGCGCACCGCCAGCGTGCGGTGGTACTGCAGCTCGTCCGGGTGGCGCGGCTCGCCATGGCGCTGGATGTAGGCGGGGCTGGCGAACACCTGGGTGCGCAGGCTGCCGAGCTTGCGCGCGATCAGGTTGGAATCGGGCAGGGTGCCGATGCGCAGCGCCAGGTCGGTTTCGCCCGAGATCAGGTCCAGCATCTCGTTGCCCAGGTGCATGTCCACGCGGATTTCCGGGTACTGCGCCTGGAACTGGCCCAGCAGCGGCGCGATCCAGGTGATGCCCACCGAATACGGCACGGTGAAGCGCAGCCAGCCGCGAGGCCCGGACTGCAGCTGGCTGACCGCGCTCTCGGCCTGTTCGAGCTCGCGGGCGATGCGTTGGCAGTGCTCGTAGTAGACCGAGCCGGCCTCGGTCAGCCCCAGCCGGCGCGTGGTCCGGTGCAGCAGGCGCGCGCCGAGCCGTTCCTCGAGTTCCTGCACCTTGCGGCTGACCGTGGTCTTGGGCTGCCCGAGCAGGCGTGCGGCGGCGGTGAAACTGCCCTGTTCGACCACCTTGACGAAGATCAGCGTGTCGTTGAGATCGTTGGCCATGGGAGAGGTTCCTTCGGCAGCGGGATTGTGCCGGCGACGGGACGATTATTCCCTTCAATCCGTACTAATCAAGTATGGATTAGGGGCGTAACTTGGCGGCCTCCGCCCAGATCGGACCTGCAGCCATGCGTCTGCGCCACCTTCCTGCCTTCCAGCCGACGCGCCGCCTGCCGGCGTTTTCCACGGTCGACCGCCGCGCCTGGCGGGACAACGGCTTGAATCCACAGCACTTCGCCGCGCTGCGCGGGATGCGCGCGCCGGCGTCCCTGGCGCCGTCGCGGACGCTGGGTCGGCGCCTGGCCGAATGCTTCGCGGCGGCGTTTGTCCCGCCAGTGGGAGAAAAATTTCCGTGAGCGGGACAGTGGAAATGCCGGTGACGAGCGCCGGCATGCGCGGCAACCGGCTGCGTGCGCGCAGGCCACGCGCCACCCTGGGTTTCCCGCGCCGCCATCGGCGGCTGCTGACAGCGGCTGTCAGCAGCGCCTGCGCACACTGTCCCGCGCACCCGGCAACGGCCCCCGTTCCCTGCCACCCAGCGGCCCCTCTTCCCCCTCCAGGATGCATGACATGAAAGGTATCTCCAGCCCCTCCCGGACCCCGCGACGCATTGCCCTGGCGGGCATGACGGCGCTGGCCATCGCCGTTCTCGCCGCGTGCAGCGGCAGCCACGCCCAGCAAGCCGGTGCGCCGCCGGCGCCGGAAGTCAGCGCGGCGCCGGTGCTGGTCAGGCAGGTCAGCCAGTGGGACGAATTCAGCGGCCGCGTGGAAGCGGTGCAGAGCGTGGAACTGCGCCCGCGCGTGTCCGGCTACATCGACAGGGTCAACTACACCGAAGGCCAGGAAGTGAAGAAGGGCGATGTGCTGTTCACCATCGACGCACGCAGCTACCAGGCCGAGTACGACCGCGCCCGCGCCGAGCTCGCCCGCGCCCGCACCCAGGCCGCATTGGCGCGCAGCGAGTCCGAGCGCGCGCGCCGCCTGGCCGAGCAGCAGGCCATCGCCGCGGAGACCGCCGAGCAGCGCCGTGCCGCCGCCGAGCAGGCCGGCGCCGCGGTGCAGGCGGCGCAGGCCGCGGTGGACGCGGCGCGCCTCAACCTGGAGTTCACCAAGGTGCGCGCGCCGATCGATGGCCGCGCCGGCCGCGCCATGGTCACCGCAGGCAACCTGGTCACCGCCGGCGACAGCGCCAGCGTGCTGACCACCCTGGTGTCGCTGGACACCGTGCACGTGTACTTCGACGCCGACGAGGGTACGTTCCTGCGCTATGCGCGGATGGCGCGCAGTGGCGAGCGTCCGAGCGAGCGCGACCAGGCGCTGCCGGTGAAGGTGGCGCTGAGCGGCGAGGCGGGCTTCCCGCATGCGGGCAAGGTGGATTTCCTCGACAACCAGGTCACCCGCAGTACCGGCACCATCCGCGTGCGCGCGCTGCTGGACAACCGCGACCGCCAGTTCACCCGGGCCTGTTCGCGCGCGTGCGGCTGCTCGGCAGCGGTGCGTTCGAGGCCATGCTGATCGACGACCGGGCGGTGCTGACCGACCAGGACCGCAAGTACGTGTACGTGGTCGACAAGGAGGGCAAGGCGCAGCGCCGCGATGTCCAGCTGGGGCGCAGCGCGGAGGGCCTGCGCATCGTCGAGGCCGGGCTGGCGCCGGGCGACAAGGTGATCGTCGATGGCGTGCAGAAGGTGTTCATGCCAGGCATGCCGGTGCAGGCCAGGGCAGTGGCGATGCAGCCCACGCCGGCGTCCGGCGTGGGCCATGACGCCACCGCGCTGAACTGACCCCCGTTTCAACCTGACGCCGGCCCGGCGGCCGGCCGCCTGGCCTTCGCCCGCATGGGCGGGGGCAGGCGGGCTGCATGCCCCCGCCCGGCCATTGCAAGGATTCCGCAGATGGATTTTTCCCGTTTCTTCATCGACAGGCCGATCTTCGCGGCGGTGCTGTCGATCGTGATCTTCGCCGCCGGCCTGATCGCGATCCCGATCCTGCCGGTCGGCGAATACCCGGAAGTGGTGCCGCCGTCGGTGGTGGTGCG
Protein-coding regions in this window:
- a CDS encoding LysR family transcriptional regulator, whose product is MANDLNDTLIFVKVVEQGSFTAAARLLGQPKTTVSRKVQELEERLGARLLHRTTRRLGLTEAGSVYYEHCQRIARELEQAESAVSQLQSGPRGWLRFTVPYSVGITWIAPLLGQFQAQYPEIRVDMHLGNEMLDLISGETDLALRIGTLPDSNLIARKLGSLRTQVFASPAYIQRHGEPRHPDELQYHRTLAVRKQHQSQNNRFVWSLAEDGGQMQEFAVNPLMVANDASALNSMLVAGEGLMLSSDVMAKPFIESGMLRRVLAGWTGPDYDFSAVFAGGGMVSPKVRAFVDFLVEKLNLDANYMLLQCPNAKHLVDREPAYCQRGLELPELRVLEALSA